CAACTTTATCGCTATCATAAAGGTCGAGCATAAATTGTGCCATTTGTTTTGCAGTGTGGAATTTTGGTACAACATTATCGTATTGGAATTCATCAATATCAAATGAGCGTTTTGCGAACTCTGTTTCAGTTGCAGCAGGAGCTAAAACTTTTGCTTTTAATTTTGCACCTTGTTCTTTCAGTTCGTGAGATAATCCTTCTGTAAATGCACTTACATAGAATTTTGTAGCGCAATACGTAACAGCATCAGCCACAATCGTATATCCACCGCCCGATGAAACGTTAATAAGCTGTGTTCCATCAACCATTGAATAATCTCGAACGAAAAGGGAAGAGAGTATTGTTAGTGCTTCTATATTTACATGCAACATCGTTTCTATTTTATTTAAATTTTGTTCGGCAATTGAGGCGAAATTTCCAAAACCTGCGTTGTTAATCCACGTTTCAATTTGAAAAGTTTGTAGGCTTTCATAAAGTTTATAAACATTTTCAGTGACGGATAAATCAGTTCTTCGAATGACAACATCCAAATCTGGATGCATTTCGTTAATTTTTAATTTTAATCCGTCTAATTCTTCTTGTCTTCGAGCTACAAGTATTACATTTTTTCCGCGAGATGCAAAGGCTAAAGCTGCTTCATAGCCAATTCCGGAACTAGCACCAGTAATAACAGTATATTTCATATAAAATCCCCCTAAGTTCAAATTAATTTAGTATGGTTAGATTGTATTTGTTAGAGTATACTCTAAGTCAAATGTTTTTTATAAAGCAGTCAAATATATGATGGTAAATGGCAAGTGGAGGGAGTATGAGTATGTACACAATTAGTGAGGTAGCTAAATTATTAGGAG
This genomic interval from Bacillus cereus contains the following:
- a CDS encoding SDR family NAD(P)-dependent oxidoreductase translates to MKYTVITGASSGIGYEAALAFASRGKNVILVARRQEELDGLKLKINEMHPDLDVVIRRTDLSVTENVYKLYESLQTFQIETWINNAGFGNFASIAEQNLNKIETMLHVNIEALTILSSLFVRDYSMVDGTQLINVSSGGGYTIVADAVTYCATKFYVSAFTEGLSHELKEQGAKLKAKVLAPAATETEFAKRSFDIDEFQYDNVVPKFHTAKQMAQFMLDLYDSDKVVGLVDGSTYNYELKNPIFNFAVRQTNSNS